From the Ammospiza caudacuta isolate bAmmCau1 chromosome 1, bAmmCau1.pri, whole genome shotgun sequence genome, the window CCGCGCCCCCTtcctcccgctcctcctcctcctcctcaccccgTTCTCCTTGAAGTCGCAGTCGTCGGGGTTGGCGCGGGCGCTGGCCGCGCACTCCGTCTCCATCATGCTGAAGTTGAGTTTCCGCAGCGAGCTCAGCTCCACGCCCTGGGGACACGCGTGGGGGGCAGGTGACAGCAGAGGGGTCAGCAATGGGGTGGCGCTGGGAGGGGGTCACCAGTGGGGTGGCAGTCACTGGTGTGGGCTCAGCGCCGGCGCTGAGTGGTGACAAGGGGGGGGATCATGAGGGGTGTGCGACAAATGGGGGGTCACGAGTGGGGGGCACTCACGAGTGGGGTCGGCACTGTGCAGCCCGAGTGGGGGGACAGGAATTGAGGTCATGGTCACAAAtggggggtcccgggtgggAGACACTCACGAGTGGGGTACCGTGAGTGGGGGGACAGGAATTGGGGTCCTGGTCACAAATAGGGGGTCCCGAGTGGGTGACACTCACTCGCGGGTCGGCACTGTGCACCCCGAGAGGGGGGACAGGAATTGGGATCCTGGTCACAAATTGAGGGTCCCGAGTGGGTGACACTCACTCACGAGTCGGCACTGTGCACCCCGAGAGGGGGGACAGGAATTGGGGTCCTGGTCACAAAtggggggtcccgggtgggTGACACTCACCGGGGCGGGCTCAAGGTCGGGCTGGGCAGCCCCGATCAGGCACCACGAGCGGGGTGGGGGTGTCACCCGTGGGAgggggggtcccgggtgggGGGCACTCaccgggccgggctcgggctCCGCGCTGAGCAGCCTGAAGGCGTTCTGCACCTCGGGCTGTTGGTTGTAGGAATCCACGGCCTGCGCCAGCGCCTCGGGGTACGAGAGGGGCGCCGGGGCGGGGAGGGCGCAGGCGCCCCCCAGCaccgccagcagcagcacccacggGCTCGCCATCGCTGTCCCCACGGCCACCCCCGCGCCCCTTTTATCCCCACGGGAGGTCGGGGAcccgccccggggctgcccctgggGAAACGCCCGGCCCCAAGCCGCAGAGCGGCCGTTCTTTTGGGGGGGCCCCCGTGTGTCCCCGTGATGGGCGGTGGCATCCGCACCCCTCGGGGTCCCCTTGGCCAGGAGCCGCCGGGTGGTGACACGTTGCCCGTGTCGGGTGGGTGCCCGCGGGGTTGCACAAGGCCAGAGTTGCCCCATCGCTGTTGCCCAAGCCGAGGGTGCCCCCCAAACTGTCACCCCCCAAACTGCACATACGCACAGGCCCGAGCCCGAAATCTCTTTATTGCGGCCCCGCTGGGGACTGGGGGCGGCGGGACGCGCTGGGAGGGGGCCGAGGCCGCGGGGGGGGGGCCCGAggatgatgatgaggaggatgatgaggatgagtGACCTGGGCTGGTGCcaggggagcggggctgggcgcCGTCACCGGGCTGCTGCGGGGAGAAATAAAGGGGAGATTTCACTCCAGAGCCAAAAAACCCCCCCGAAGCGACGGGGACGCGTGTCCCAGCCCGGGATGCGCTCCCGGAGCCCTCACCGGCTCCCGGCCGCACTCCACCATCGAGAGCGGCACGTCGGGCAGGAAGGTGAACACGGACACCTGGGCCGAGCAGCGCTGCACCTGCGGACACAGCGGCCTCAGCACACCGGGGACCCCCCGATGCCCGGGTTCGGGGCTCCCGCTCCCCGCTCACCCTGCCCGGGCGGCCCCGGCAGCCGCGGGGGTCCGGGGCGGGCTTGGGGCAGGGCGGCTGCCGCGCCGTGAAGTTGATGCTGAAGTGGGTCCCCCAGTCGAAGCTCTGCCGGGAGAGAAGCTCCGTGGGGCCCCGCACGGCATGGTGCGGGATCGCGGAGCACCCCCGCACCCCTTTTCCTACCGTCCGGGCCACTCCGAGCAGCCGCAGCAGCCGCAGCTCCTGCCCGTGCGTCTCCAGCACGGATCGTGCCAGCTCGCGGGGcgcgggcacggccgggggcACGGCCGGGGGCACGGCCGGGGGCACCGCAGCGCCCGCCgcccccagcagcagcggcagcagcagcggcagcgccaTGAGCCCGCGATGAGCCCCGGAGCGGGCTCGGGCTCGGCTCGGGGCCCCCGGCTGCGGCTCCATCCAGGGTAAACAGCGGCCCCATCCCGTGCCCCCCGCGGGAGGGGATCGGCTTCCCGCTGTTTGCCTTGGCCCGGTGCCGCGGGGAGCGCGCCTGGACCTGCAGGGGATGCGGCGATGCTGGAGCTCGGCGGGGCCGATCCCCCTCCGcggcccctgccctgtgcctgctcccagctcctcgGAACGCTGCTCCTCCTGAGCCCCTTCCCTatgcctgctcccagctcctcgGAACGCTGCTCCTCCCGAGATCCTTCCCTGtgccttctcccagctcctcgGAACGCTGCTCCTCCCGAGATCCTTCCCTGTgccttctcccagctccctgaAACGCTGCTCCTCCCGAGATCCTTCCCTGTgccttctcccagctccctggaACGCTGCTCCTACCGGGATCCCGCTCCTCCCGAGCCCGGAGCTACAGCAGCCTCCTGCTTCCCACTCAGAGAAGAAGCAGGagccccctcccctctcccagcttcTTTACAcgattttgggtttttaatatCCCTCTCACCCTGCTCAGATTCGCCCAAACACCCCAGGCCCAGGTTTTCCTTGGATTCAGGAACACAGGGTTTACTGAGGACTGCACTGTGTGCATCCTGCTCTCCCAGTCTGCCTTCCTTGGGTGAGCAGATCTCATTTCAGGATCTTCCTGTTACCTTTGGAGCTAGGAGCTCTCCTTTCTCCTTGCTTCATCCACaatggaaaagcaaagaaatgccTGGGGAAGGAATCCTGGGAAGCACATCTGGGGAGATGTGACACCCCTGAGACTCCCTCTGGAAGCCCTGGGGCCATGGACAGCCCTTTGTTCCAATATTCCCATTCCTACGGACACAAGGCCCAGGTGGGAGACGGTGGGAGGGAAAGGGATAATGGAACACCAGGAGAGCAGCTCACCAGAGCCTCCTCTGCCCATGGAGAccatggggaggggtcctggagaagagaagatgCCACAGGCAACAACTTCATTCTGATCGtgttatttcttatttttcctttttaaagtttgagcagcacagaaaagtcCAAAGGATTCCCATTGCTGGGAAGCCAGCAGTGGATAGATGTGGGGGAAATGGATATGTCCTGACAGATCACATGGATAACCAGATATGCTCATTATAGACCCTAAAATATACACAGAACCCCAATATAGACATCCACATGTACAGCCAGAGTCAGTCCTGGGgatgtgggagcaggagcagccaccaggagcggggctggggggcacatcccgctcctgccagccctggagcccCGGGGGAGAGCCCAcatccctggccctgctgcccggAGGAGGtatggcagtgcccagggggGCACGGGGAGCTCCGGGGGGATCACGGATcatgcagggcagggctgaagCTCTTTGGCTCTGCCAGCATTCCAAAGTTTCCTGGCACAAAACCCATGGCAAAGACCTTTCCCAGCAGAGCATGACAAGCTCACGGAGTGTTTTCCTTGCCTCTCCTAAAATATCCCAgcctttctgttccagctgccTCTTAGGCTTGGAAAATACCTTGATATTTAATTTAAAGGACATCCTGATAAtctgttttccattttgaaatCCTCAGGCTGTTGCCTGGAGTCGTTTCCATCTATCCTTCTCCAGAGCTTGCCCAAACGATCCTGGTTTAACCGAACCTTTCCTCTTCCTGGTTTCTCCATCCTGTGGCTCTTGTGGAGAAGTTTTCCACATCAAGCTGAGGAAAGCATGAGAAACTGGGGGTGTCTTGTGTAAGAAGCTCCTGGAAGTGACAGCGCCGTGTTTGTCCTGTTTGGAGACCCCCTGTGCaaccaggaccccccaaattgcTGCTGGTGCCCCTGGGAGGGAGGGCTCAGGTGGGTTTGCATTTCCCTGAAGGTGCAGATGGATTTTCCAAGTCCTTGAAGTGGCTGTTTTTATGTCACAATGAAGCCTGgctccctcccccagcccacaaCGGCGCTTCCCAAAGGTGCAACCGCAGGAAAACGGACGGTGGGTGAGTGGATCCTGGGTGAGTGGATCCTGGGTGGATGGATCCTGGGTGGGTGGATCCTGGGTGGGTGGATCCTGGGTGGGTGGATCCTGGGT encodes:
- the CAMP gene encoding cathelicidin antimicrobial peptide; its protein translation is MASPWVLLLAVLGGACALPAPAPLSYPEALAQAVDSYNQQPEVQNAFRLLSAEPEPGPGVELSSLRKLNFSMMETECAASARANPDDCDFKENGAIKECSGPVQFRQDQPEIDLSCSDASSDPVLIQRGRFGRFLRKVRRFRPKVKFNVHLRGSVGLG
- the LOC131566056 gene encoding uncharacterized protein LOC131566056 is translated as MALPLLLPLLLGAAGAAVPPAVPPAVPPAVPAPRELARSVLETHGQELRLLRLLGVARTSFDWGTHFSINFTARQPPCPKPAPDPRGCRGRPGRVQRCSAQVSVFTFLPDVPLSMVECGREPQPGDGAQPRSPGTSPGHSSSSSSSSSSSGPPPAASAPSQRVPPPPVPSGAAIKRFRARACAYVQFGG